From Flavobacterium alkalisoli, the proteins below share one genomic window:
- a CDS encoding cryptochrome/photolyase family protein: MNIFWFRRDLRIEDNTGLYEALTSGEEVLPIFIFDPNILEELPKDDARITYIHQLLEQINTELKKHNKSLAVFYDTPEKVFKKLLSENDIEAVFTNHDYEPYALKRDKQILQLLQDNNVDFKSFKDQVIFEKDEVVKDDSDPYVVYTPYMKKWKEKFTVKDVRQHHPEEKLSELTPHSYPFLELKDLGFTESNIKVKPYTVTPTLVDNYEDTRNIPSIDGTSYLSPHLRFGSVSIRELVKKALESKNGTFLNELIWREFFMQILWHFPETINKSFRPKYDNIKWRNNEKEFKAWCEGKTGYAMVDAGMRELNTTGYMHNRVRMVVASFLCKHLLIDWRWGEAYFAEKLLDYEQSSNVGNWQWAAGSGVDAAPYFRVFNPTEQAKKFDGDFKYIKKWVPEFQELDYRPIVDHKEARERVLKVYKEAVQ, from the coding sequence ATGAATATATTTTGGTTTAGAAGGGATTTACGCATAGAAGATAATACAGGCTTATATGAAGCCTTAACATCAGGAGAGGAAGTACTCCCTATTTTTATTTTTGATCCTAATATTCTTGAAGAATTGCCTAAAGATGATGCCAGGATTACTTATATTCATCAGTTATTGGAACAGATAAATACAGAACTTAAAAAGCATAATAAATCGTTAGCGGTGTTTTATGATACTCCGGAAAAAGTATTCAAAAAATTACTTTCAGAAAATGATATTGAGGCTGTTTTTACCAATCATGATTATGAGCCTTATGCTTTAAAAAGAGATAAACAAATACTTCAATTATTACAGGATAATAATGTTGATTTTAAATCTTTTAAAGATCAGGTCATTTTTGAAAAAGATGAAGTAGTTAAAGATGATAGTGACCCGTATGTGGTTTACACTCCTTACATGAAAAAATGGAAAGAGAAGTTTACCGTTAAGGATGTAAGGCAACATCATCCGGAAGAGAAATTATCTGAATTAACACCACACTCCTATCCTTTTTTAGAACTTAAAGATTTAGGTTTTACGGAAAGTAACATTAAGGTAAAACCTTACACCGTTACCCCTACGCTTGTAGATAATTATGAAGATACCAGAAATATTCCCTCTATAGACGGGACCTCTTATTTGAGTCCTCATTTAAGGTTTGGTTCTGTAAGCATCAGGGAATTGGTTAAAAAAGCCCTTGAAAGCAAAAACGGAACATTTTTAAATGAGCTCATATGGAGAGAGTTTTTTATGCAGATATTGTGGCATTTCCCGGAGACAATAAATAAAAGTTTCCGTCCAAAATATGATAATATCAAATGGAGAAATAACGAAAAGGAATTTAAGGCATGGTGTGAAGGGAAAACAGGTTATGCAATGGTAGATGCCGGTATGCGTGAACTTAATACTACCGGTTACATGCATAACAGGGTTAGAATGGTTGTTGCCAGTTTTTTATGCAAACATCTGCTTATTGACTGGCGTTGGGGTGAGGCCTATTTTGCTGAAAAACTATTAGACTATGAACAGTCCAGTAATGTAGGTAACTGGCAGTGGGCAGCCGGAAGTGGAGTTGATGCTGCTCCTTACTTTAGGGTATTTAACCCGACAGAACAGGCCAAAAAGTTTGATGGAGATTTTAAGTATATAAAGAAATGGGTGCCTGAGTTTCAGGAGTTAGACTACAGGCCTATTGTAGATCATAAAGAAGCGAGGGAAAGGGTTTTGAAAGTTTATAAAGAAGCTGTTCAATAA
- a CDS encoding DUF2911 domain-containing protein, producing MKKLLIAGAIVLGCLTGTAQVRTPMASPNAKIEQTVGLTDVKIDYSRPSARGRSVYGELVPFGKLWRTGANANTLISFSEDVVIAGKTLPKGEYALYTLPKADSWDIIFYKDTNNWGLPEKWDENKEALRATVKPEFLSKNVETFTLNIADLDNDYANLELSWERTKVTLKFEVPTKKVAIKSIETAMAGPSASDYFAAAQYYYQSDADMNKALDWVNNAIAKTPQGQDVPYYILRQKSLIQAKMGDKKGAIETAKQSLAGAEKANNFDYVKMNKDSILEWSRK from the coding sequence ATGAAAAAACTACTTATTGCAGGAGCTATAGTGCTGGGTTGCTTAACCGGAACAGCACAGGTACGCACACCAATGGCCAGCCCTAATGCTAAAATTGAACAGACTGTAGGTCTTACAGATGTTAAAATTGATTATTCCCGCCCAAGTGCAAGAGGAAGATCAGTTTACGGAGAATTAGTTCCTTTCGGAAAACTTTGGAGAACAGGGGCTAACGCTAATACTTTAATTTCTTTTAGCGAAGATGTAGTTATTGCAGGTAAAACCCTTCCTAAAGGTGAGTATGCTTTATATACTTTACCAAAAGCAGACAGCTGGGATATTATTTTCTATAAAGACACTAATAACTGGGGACTTCCTGAAAAATGGGACGAGAACAAAGAGGCTTTAAGAGCTACTGTAAAACCTGAGTTCTTATCTAAAAACGTTGAGACATTTACTTTAAATATTGCCGACTTAGATAACGATTATGCTAATCTTGAGCTTTCTTGGGAAAGAACTAAAGTTACGCTTAAATTTGAAGTACCTACTAAAAAAGTAGCTATTAAGAGTATTGAAACAGCTATGGCTGGGCCATCTGCAAGTGACTACTTTGCAGCTGCGCAGTACTATTATCAGTCTGACGCTGATATGAACAAAGCTCTTGACTGGGTTAATAACGCTATTGCGAAAACGCCACAAGGACAAGATGTTCCTTATTATATCTTAAGACAAAAATCGCTTATCCAGGCTAAAATGGGGGATAAGAAGGGAGCTATAGAAACTGCTAAACAATCTCTTGCAGGAGCTGAAAAAGCTAACAACTTTGATTATGTAAAAATGAATAAAGACTCTATTCTTGAATGGAGCAGAAAATAA
- a CDS encoding SRPBCC family protein produces MYTLHKKQNLPVSLQEAWDFISTPKNLAVITPPSMGFVTLSGDDRKMFAGQIIHYTITPLLGYKMEWITEITHVQDKQFFVDEQRYGPYKFWHHKHFLKEIPGGVEMEDIVHYKIPMGILGKMAHPILVKPKLEEIFEYRKNKLIELFGEFKG; encoded by the coding sequence TTGTATACACTACACAAAAAACAAAATTTACCCGTAAGCTTACAGGAAGCCTGGGACTTTATTTCCACTCCCAAAAACCTTGCCGTAATTACGCCTCCCTCAATGGGATTTGTAACTTTATCAGGTGACGACAGAAAAATGTTTGCCGGACAGATTATCCATTATACCATTACTCCCTTGTTAGGTTATAAAATGGAATGGATTACAGAGATAACTCACGTGCAAGACAAACAGTTTTTTGTAGACGAGCAGCGCTATGGCCCCTATAAATTTTGGCATCATAAACATTTCCTGAAAGAAATTCCGGGAGGGGTTGAAATGGAAGATATAGTACATTACAAAATTCCTATGGGAATTTTAGGTAAAATGGCTCATCCTATCTTAGTAAAACCTAAGCTGGAGGAAATTTTTGAATACAGGAAAAATAAATTAATTGAACTTTTTGGTGAATTTAAAGGATAA
- a CDS encoding serine hydrolase domain-containing protein, which yields MKKLPIILSLLFLTLCCVSCKVGRFVYYNLANITDYKIFPSRPLVNDSIVFHYYTTEQDKAKVPKKINYNGSEVAFDDFLADNKTVAFLIIKNDTIQYEKYFNGYEQESIIASFSMAKSVTSILIGCALDDGFIKSVDEPVVNYVPELKDNGLEKVTIKHLLQMSSGIKCEESYINPFGDAATYYYGTDLRKALSKMKPEREPGTEFSYSSCDTQLLGLVLERSLKGETITEYLDEKIWKPLGMEYDASWSLDREKNGLEKTFCCINARARDFSKIGRLYLNKGNWNGKQIVSENWVEESTKPDTGLGNVDYYKYQWWLSSGGSYMAKGLLGQFIYVYPSKDLIIVRLGKNYGEVAWPELLTSLAENY from the coding sequence ATGAAAAAGTTACCAATCATTCTCAGTTTACTATTTTTAACATTATGTTGTGTTTCCTGCAAAGTCGGACGTTTTGTATACTACAATCTTGCAAATATTACCGATTATAAAATATTTCCTTCACGTCCTCTTGTAAATGATTCAATAGTGTTTCATTACTATACAACAGAGCAGGACAAAGCAAAGGTTCCTAAGAAAATTAATTACAACGGAAGTGAAGTTGCTTTTGATGATTTTCTTGCTGATAATAAAACAGTAGCTTTTTTGATTATCAAAAACGATACAATTCAGTACGAAAAGTATTTTAATGGGTATGAGCAGGAGTCGATTATAGCATCGTTTTCTATGGCAAAATCGGTAACTTCAATACTTATAGGGTGTGCTCTGGATGACGGCTTTATAAAATCGGTTGATGAACCGGTTGTTAATTATGTTCCTGAACTTAAGGATAACGGGCTTGAAAAAGTTACCATAAAACACTTATTACAAATGTCAAGCGGAATTAAGTGTGAAGAAAGCTATATAAACCCTTTTGGGGATGCGGCTACCTATTATTATGGTACTGATTTGAGGAAAGCTTTAAGTAAAATGAAACCTGAACGTGAGCCCGGAACAGAATTTTCATACAGCAGTTGTGATACACAATTATTAGGTTTGGTTTTAGAGCGCTCTTTAAAAGGAGAAACAATTACCGAATATCTTGATGAAAAAATATGGAAACCACTTGGTATGGAATATGATGCTTCCTGGAGCCTGGACAGGGAGAAAAACGGTTTGGAAAAAACCTTTTGCTGTATTAATGCAAGAGCAAGGGATTTCTCTAAAATAGGAAGATTATACCTTAATAAAGGAAACTGGAACGGTAAACAGATTGTATCAGAAAATTGGGTAGAGGAATCTACAAAACCCGATACTGGATTGGGGAATGTTGATTATTACAAATACCAATGGTGGCTTTCTTCCGGAGGCAGTTATATGGCAAAAGGGCTTTTAGGGCAGTTTATCTATGTATACCCTTCTAAAGATCTTATAATTGTACGATTAGGTAAAAACTATGGGGAAGTAGCCTGGCCGGAATTACTAACCAGCCTTGCAGAAAATTATTAA
- a CDS encoding sodium:solute symporter — MQTIDWIILSVTLLFIVVYGVLKTRGSKNVEEFILGNNETPWWTVGLSVMATQASAITFLSTPGQAYHDGMGFVQFYFGLPLAMVVICLTFIPIYHKLKVFTAYEFLEQRFDLKTRSLASIIFLIQRGLGTGLTIYAPAIILSSLLGWNLNLMNFMIGLLVIIYTFSGGTKAVNVTQKQQMFVIMTGMAITFIVLLNNLPDELSFGNALHIAGANDKMNIVNFSFDPGQRYTIWSGIAGGFFLALAYFGTDQSQVQRYLSGKSIRESQMGLIMNGLLKVPMQFFILLIGVMVFIFFQFHSAPLHFNPNNVKALQESQYKDEYNGLERQLDNLADEKKEISMLYVNQLNQDYDNKELHNKMIALNTREKDLRDKAKELIKKVNEKAETNDKDYVFLYFILNFLPKGLIGLLLAVIFSAAMSSSASGLNALASTTAIDIYKRNVGNKSEKHYVNATKFFTLLWGIVAILFACVGTLFENLIQLVNIIGSIFYGTVLGIFLVAFYIKYIKAEAIFWGALITQAVVIYIWYEYARVDAIGYLWLNFIGAMLTIVLSFMLQPLFNKPKQEETI; from the coding sequence ATGCAGACAATTGACTGGATTATACTTTCGGTTACATTACTCTTCATTGTTGTTTACGGGGTTTTAAAAACCCGAGGAAGTAAAAATGTTGAAGAATTTATACTCGGCAATAACGAAACTCCCTGGTGGACAGTGGGACTTTCTGTTATGGCAACACAGGCAAGCGCCATTACCTTCCTTTCAACACCGGGACAGGCATACCATGACGGTATGGGCTTTGTGCAGTTCTATTTCGGGTTGCCGTTAGCTATGGTTGTAATATGCCTTACATTTATCCCTATATACCATAAATTAAAGGTATTTACGGCCTATGAATTTTTAGAGCAGCGTTTTGACCTTAAAACCCGTTCGTTAGCTTCAATTATTTTCCTTATACAACGCGGACTTGGTACAGGGTTAACAATTTATGCCCCTGCAATTATACTTTCTTCCCTTTTAGGATGGAATCTTAACTTAATGAACTTTATGATAGGTTTATTGGTTATTATATATACCTTTTCGGGAGGTACAAAGGCAGTAAACGTTACCCAAAAACAGCAAATGTTTGTTATAATGACGGGTATGGCAATTACCTTTATTGTATTGCTGAATAATTTACCTGATGAGCTTAGTTTTGGGAATGCCTTACATATTGCAGGTGCTAACGACAAAATGAATATTGTTAATTTTTCATTTGATCCAGGGCAACGTTATACAATATGGAGTGGTATTGCCGGAGGTTTCTTTTTAGCACTGGCCTATTTTGGTACCGATCAGTCTCAGGTACAGCGCTACCTTTCTGGCAAATCTATAAGAGAAAGCCAAATGGGGCTTATCATGAACGGGTTACTGAAAGTACCTATGCAGTTCTTTATCCTGCTTATTGGTGTTATGGTTTTTATATTTTTCCAGTTCCACTCTGCCCCACTGCACTTTAATCCAAACAACGTAAAAGCATTACAGGAATCACAGTATAAAGACGAATATAACGGACTTGAAAGGCAGTTGGATAATCTTGCTGATGAAAAGAAAGAAATCAGTATGCTTTATGTAAATCAGCTTAATCAGGATTACGATAATAAGGAGCTTCATAATAAAATGATTGCTCTTAATACGAGAGAAAAAGATCTAAGGGATAAAGCGAAGGAACTGATTAAAAAAGTAAACGAAAAGGCAGAAACCAATGATAAGGATTATGTCTTCCTGTACTTTATACTTAACTTTTTACCAAAGGGTCTTATCGGATTATTGCTTGCAGTAATATTCTCAGCTGCAATGTCATCATCCGCGTCAGGACTTAATGCCCTTGCCTCTACCACAGCTATAGATATCTACAAACGAAACGTAGGTAATAAATCGGAAAAACATTATGTAAATGCTACTAAGTTTTTTACTCTTCTATGGGGTATAGTAGCCATATTATTTGCCTGTGTAGGTACATTGTTTGAAAACCTTATTCAGCTGGTAAACATTATAGGTTCTATTTTCTACGGAACGGTATTAGGTATATTCCTTGTAGCATTCTATATTAAATACATAAAGGCTGAAGCCATATTTTGGGGTGCTTTAATTACTCAGGCTGTTGTTATTTACATATGGTACGAATATGCCCGTGTAGATGCAATTGGTTATTTATGGTTAAACTTTATAGGTGCCATGTTAACAATTGTACTATCGTTTATGTTGCAGCCATTGTTTAATAAACCAAAGCAGGAAGAAACTATATAA
- a CDS encoding bestrophin family protein translates to MITYNPKEWFSFIFRFHKGDTFRKLLPIMLGIAAYSFIIAYLELEYWQLSELSHVKNITVMHTLLGFVISLLLVFRTNTAYDRWWEGRKAWGALVNNSRNLAIKVAVMIKAKEDKEIFRKLIPAYSSVLNLHLKNADISHELFEDAILAADHYKHKPNQIAKTIIAKVNELYEQGKITGDQLIVLNAEIQSLTDICGICERIKNTPIPYSYSAFIKKFIFIYVMTLPFGYVFMLGYLVIPVVTIIFYVLASLELIAEEIEDPFGYDPNDLPTAKLAEMIQKNVEELIY, encoded by the coding sequence ATGATTACATACAACCCTAAAGAGTGGTTTTCTTTTATATTCCGATTTCATAAGGGAGATACTTTCAGGAAGTTATTACCTATAATGCTGGGTATTGCAGCCTATTCTTTTATCATAGCCTATTTAGAACTGGAATATTGGCAACTTTCTGAATTAAGCCATGTAAAGAATATTACGGTAATGCATACCCTATTGGGTTTTGTAATATCCTTATTGCTTGTGTTCAGGACAAATACTGCCTATGATCGCTGGTGGGAAGGCCGTAAAGCATGGGGTGCATTGGTTAACAATAGTCGTAATTTGGCCATTAAAGTAGCTGTAATGATTAAAGCTAAAGAAGACAAGGAGATTTTCAGGAAACTTATACCTGCATATTCTTCTGTATTAAACCTGCATTTAAAGAATGCTGATATAAGCCATGAACTTTTTGAGGATGCTATACTTGCCGCAGATCATTACAAGCATAAACCCAATCAAATAGCTAAAACCATAATAGCAAAAGTGAATGAGCTATATGAGCAGGGAAAAATTACAGGCGACCAGCTTATCGTATTAAATGCAGAAATACAATCACTAACAGATATTTGCGGAATTTGTGAAAGGATTAAAAACACTCCTATTCCCTATTCTTACAGTGCCTTTATAAAGAAGTTTATTTTTATATATGTTATGACACTTCCTTTCGGATATGTTTTTATGTTAGGCTATCTGGTAATACCTGTTGTAACTATAATATTTTATGTGCTGGCAAGTTTGGAGCTTATCGCAGAAGAAATTGAAGATCCGTTTGGTTATGATCCAAATGACCTACCTACTGCAAAACTGGCAGAAATGATACAAAAAAACGTCGAGGAGCTTATTTACTAG